A DNA window from Danio aesculapii chromosome 14, fDanAes4.1, whole genome shotgun sequence contains the following coding sequences:
- the grhpra gene encoding glyoxylate reductase/hydroxypyruvate reductase: MSAHQMLKVFVTRRIPQEGMKILQKASMCDLSLWDSDEPVPRAELLKGVAGAHGLICLLSDKIDTEVLDAAGPNLKVISTLSVGFDHLAIDEIKKRGIRVGYTPDVLTDATAELTVALLLATARRLPEGVEEVKNGGWSTWKPLWLCGYGLSGSTVGVIGLGRIGLAIARRLKPFGVKKLLYTGRKPKPEAQEVDGEYVPLDTLVRESDFVVVSCALTPDTQGLCDKTFFGKMKKTSVFINTSRGAVVNQDDLFEALSSGQIAAAGLDVTTPEPLPTNHPLLTLKNCVVLPHIGSATYSTRGVMSELTANNLLAGLTGSEMPSELKM; the protein is encoded by the exons ATGAGCGCGCACCAGATGCTGAAAGTGTTCGTCACGAGACGCATTCCGCAGGAGGGCATGAAAATACTCCAGAAAGCCAGCAT GTGTGATTTGTCACTGTGGGACTCGGATGAGCCTGTGCCCCGGGCTGAGCTCCTGAAGGGGGTGGCAGGTGCCCATGGACTCATCTGTTTACTTTCTGACAAAATTGATACCGAGGTTTTGGATGCAGCCG GGCCCAACCTGAAAGTGATCAGCACTCTCTCTGTAGGATTTGACCACCTCGCCATTGATGAGATCAAGAAACG AGGAATAAGAGTTGGCTACACTCCTGATGTTTTGACGGACGCCACTGCTGAGCTGACGGTGGCTCTCCTTTTGGCCACTGCCCGACGGCTTCCTGAAGGTGTAGAGGAAGTGAAAAA TGGTGGCTGGAGCACATGGAAGCCTCTGTGGCTGTGTGGTTATGGTCTTTCGGGCAGCACTGTTGGAGTGATTGGACTGGGACGCATAG GTTTGGCCATTGCAAGGAGACTGAAACCTTTTGGAGTGAAGAAACTTCTGTATACGGGCAGAAAACCCAAACCTGAAGCTCAAGAGGTTGATGGAGAATATG TGCCTTTAGATACTCTGGTGAGAGAGAGTGATTTTGTGGTGGTTTCCTGTGCTTTGACTCCTGACACTCAGGGTCTTTGTGACAAAACCTTCTTTGGCAAGATGAAGAAAACATCAGTCTTCATCAACACCAGCAG GGGGGCGGTTGTGAATCAAGATGACTTGTTTGAAGCCCTCAGCAGTGGTCAGATTGCAGCAGCGGGGCTTGATGTCACAACTCCTGAACCTCTGCCAACTAACCACCCACTGCTGACACTTAAAAACTGCG TGGTTCTTCCTCACATCGGCAGTGCCACATACTCTACACGCGGTGTTATGAGCGAACTGACGGCAAACAACTTACTGGCAGGCCTGACGGGCTCTGAAATGCCTAGCGAGCTGAAAATGTAG